The following are encoded in a window of Ferribacterium limneticum genomic DNA:
- a CDS encoding phosphoribulokinase, which yields MSVKHPIIAITGSSGAGTSTVMQSFQHIFRRECLNAQIVEGDSFHRYDRLTMRAEMKAQEEAGNRNFSHFGPEANLLEELQDLFLAYGQSGTGKFRKYLHDAGEAEPFGQKPGTFTPWQEITAVTDLMFYEGLHGAYADDKIDIAKQVDLCVGVVPTINLEWIQKLHRDQKMRGYSQEAVTDTILRRMPDYVSHLCPQFSRTHVNFQRVPIVDTSNPFIARDIPTADESMVVIRFANPKGIDFQYLINILHGAMMTRPNTLVVPGGKMGLAMQMIFTPMVLRLMDHKRRA from the coding sequence ATGTCCGTCAAACACCCCATTATCGCCATCACCGGCTCCTCCGGCGCCGGCACCAGCACGGTGATGCAGAGCTTCCAGCACATCTTCCGTCGCGAATGCCTCAATGCGCAGATTGTCGAGGGCGATTCGTTCCATCGCTACGACCGTCTCACCATGCGCGCCGAAATGAAGGCGCAGGAGGAGGCCGGTAATCGCAACTTCAGCCACTTTGGCCCGGAAGCCAATTTGCTTGAAGAGCTGCAAGACCTGTTCCTCGCCTACGGCCAGAGCGGTACCGGCAAGTTCCGCAAATACTTGCACGATGCCGGCGAGGCCGAGCCTTTCGGCCAGAAGCCGGGCACCTTCACGCCGTGGCAGGAAATCACCGCGGTCACCGACCTGATGTTCTACGAAGGCCTGCATGGCGCCTACGCCGATGACAAGATCGACATCGCCAAGCAGGTTGATCTGTGCGTCGGCGTCGTGCCGACCATCAACCTAGAATGGATCCAGAAGCTGCACCGCGACCAGAAAATGCGCGGCTATTCGCAGGAGGCGGTGACCGACACCATCCTGCGCCGCATGCCGGATTACGTCAGCCACCTCTGCCCGCAGTTCTCGCGCACGCACGTCAATTTCCAGCGCGTGCCGATCGTCGATACCTCCAACCCCTTCATCGCCCGCGACATCCCGACGGCCGACGAAAGCATGGTGGTGATCCGCTTTGCCAACCCGAAGGGCATTGATTTCCAGTACCTCATCAACATCCTGCACGGCGCCATGATGACCCGCCCGAACACGCTGGTCGTCCCCGGCGGCAAGATGGGCCTGGCCATGCAGATGATTTTCACGCCG
- a CDS encoding class 1 fructose-bisphosphatase, with amino-acid sequence MQFGRTTLSKFVIENTRASHGELGALLIDVAAAVKTISAMVAKGALAGHHGALDSTNIQGEVQKKLDVLTNEAILRHCEWGGQLAGMASEEMDDPYPIPAEYPRGRYLLVFDPLDGSSNSDVNVSVGTIFSIFARSTAGDAQLGDYLRQGSEQVAAGYAIYGPSTMMVLTLGNGTHGFTLDRESGNFLLTHANIRVPEDTREFAINTSNERFWEPPVHRYVSECKAGKTGVRGEDFNTRWIASMVAEVHRILIRGGIFMYPKDSKDPSKPGRLRLLYEANPMAMLIEQAGGAASTGRQRILDVAPDSLHQRVPVILGSKNEVERLERYHHEYDTGADRPFVSPLFSERSLFRDESHA; translated from the coding sequence ATGCAATTCGGCCGTACGACCCTCTCGAAATTTGTTATTGAAAACACCCGCGCCAGCCACGGCGAACTCGGCGCGCTACTCATCGACGTCGCCGCCGCCGTCAAGACCATCTCGGCGATGGTCGCCAAGGGGGCGCTGGCCGGACATCACGGCGCACTGGACAGTACCAATATCCAGGGCGAAGTGCAGAAGAAGCTCGATGTGCTGACCAACGAAGCCATCCTGCGTCACTGCGAGTGGGGCGGTCAACTGGCCGGCATGGCCTCCGAGGAAATGGACGATCCCTACCCGATCCCGGCCGAATACCCGCGTGGCCGCTACCTGCTGGTTTTCGACCCGCTTGATGGCTCGTCGAACAGCGACGTCAATGTCTCGGTCGGCACCATTTTCTCCATTTTTGCCCGGTCGACCGCCGGCGATGCCCAGCTTGGCGACTACCTGCGCCAAGGTAGTGAACAGGTCGCCGCCGGCTACGCCATCTACGGCCCATCGACGATGATGGTGCTGACGCTCGGCAACGGCACGCACGGTTTCACGCTGGACCGCGAAAGCGGCAACTTCCTGCTGACCCACGCCAACATCCGCGTCCCGGAAGACACCCGCGAATTCGCCATCAATACCTCCAACGAACGTTTCTGGGAGCCGCCGGTGCACCGCTACGTCAGCGAGTGCAAGGCCGGCAAAACGGGCGTCCGGGGTGAGGATTTCAATACCCGCTGGATCGCCTCGATGGTCGCCGAAGTGCATCGCATCCTGATCCGCGGTGGCATTTTCATGTACCCGAAGGACAGCAAGGACCCGTCCAAGCCCGGGCGCCTGCGCCTGCTCTACGAAGCCAATCCGATGGCCATGCTCATCGAGCAGGCCGGCGGCGCGGCGAGCACCGGCCGCCAGCGCATCCTCGACGTGGCGCCGGACAGCCTTCACCAGCGCGTGCCGGTCATTCTCGGCTCGAAGAACGAGGTCGAGCGGCTGGAGCGCTATCACCACGAATACGACACCGGGGCTGATCGGCCGTTTGTTTCGCCGTTGTTTTCGGAACGCTCGCTGTTCCGCGACGAATCGCACGCCTGA
- a CDS encoding HAD family hydrolase, which translates to MPESTPAIVQRMPTLHALIFDVDGTLADTERDGHRPAFNHAFADLGLDWHWDETLYGQLLAITGGKERIRHYAEHYAPDIAARPEFDGLVRDLHAAKTRHYLRLVESASLPLRPGVAALIQHARQRGLRLAIATTTTPENVTALLHATLGPDAPGWFEVIGAGDVVPNKKPAPDIYRWVLDRLALPAANCLAIEDSANGLRAARAAGLRCLVTPNDYTASEDFSGAWQVLADLREVDLDAIAAPTISNLANISG; encoded by the coding sequence ATGCCCGAATCGACCCCGGCTATCGTGCAGCGCATGCCCACACTCCACGCCCTGATCTTCGACGTCGACGGCACGCTGGCCGACACCGAGCGCGACGGCCACCGCCCGGCCTTCAACCACGCCTTCGCCGATCTCGGGCTGGACTGGCATTGGGATGAAACGCTGTACGGCCAACTGCTTGCCATCACCGGCGGCAAGGAACGCATCCGCCACTACGCCGAACACTACGCCCCCGACATCGCCGCCCGGCCCGAATTCGACGGGCTGGTCCGCGACCTGCACGCCGCCAAGACGCGCCACTACCTGCGCCTCGTCGAATCGGCCAGCCTGCCGCTCCGCCCTGGCGTCGCGGCGCTCATCCAGCACGCCCGGCAGCGCGGCCTGCGCCTCGCCATCGCCACCACGACCACCCCGGAAAACGTCACCGCCCTGCTCCACGCCACGCTCGGGCCGGATGCGCCGGGCTGGTTCGAGGTCATCGGCGCCGGCGACGTCGTGCCCAACAAGAAGCCCGCCCCCGACATCTACCGCTGGGTGCTCGACCGCCTCGCCCTGCCGGCGGCAAACTGCCTGGCCATCGAAGACTCCGCCAACGGCCTGCGAGCCGCCCGCGCCGCCGGCCTGCGCTGCCTCGTCACGCCCAACGACTACACCGCCAGCGAAGACTTCAGCGGCGCCTGGCAGGTGCTGGCGGACCTGCGGGAGGTCGACCTCGACGCCATCGCCGCCCCGACAATTTCAAATTTGGCCAATATTTCCGGTTGA
- a CDS encoding YihY/virulence factor BrkB family protein, with the protein MHILSKTDHQLIFHPLDFTLTVLRNFGRNQGLMLAGAVAYYALLSLLPLITLSVLGLSHWVDQAELLATVQRYLEWLVPSQAAAVLSDVSGFLDNGVSIGVFLLATMLFFSSLTFSILQSAMAKIFAHRHATKKRHALVVALLPYSLVLLAGVALFAITVLSVAIQSLSQDYLYVFGAELPLQRLSGPAFYGLGLATEVLILSFFYIVLPVGRTRVRHALLGAAVIAAIWEVIRHVLVWYFATLSKASVVYGSLTTAVVVLFSIELAATLLLLGAQVISEYEQLESRLGDAEGAG; encoded by the coding sequence ATGCACATTCTCTCCAAAACAGATCATCAGCTGATCTTCCACCCCCTGGATTTCACCCTGACGGTGTTGCGCAATTTTGGCCGCAACCAGGGGCTGATGCTGGCCGGCGCCGTGGCCTATTACGCGCTGCTCTCGCTGCTGCCGCTCATCACGCTCTCGGTGCTCGGCCTGTCGCACTGGGTCGATCAGGCCGAATTGCTGGCCACCGTCCAGCGTTATCTCGAATGGCTGGTGCCGAGTCAGGCCGCCGCCGTGTTGTCCGACGTTTCCGGCTTTCTCGACAACGGCGTGTCGATCGGCGTGTTCTTGCTGGCCACCATGCTGTTCTTCAGTTCGCTGACCTTTTCCATTCTGCAAAGTGCGATGGCAAAGATTTTTGCCCATCGCCACGCCACCAAAAAACGCCATGCCCTGGTCGTCGCGCTGCTGCCTTACAGCCTGGTCTTGCTGGCCGGCGTCGCGTTGTTTGCCATCACTGTCCTGTCGGTCGCCATCCAGAGCCTGTCGCAAGACTATCTCTACGTCTTCGGCGCCGAATTGCCCCTCCAGCGCCTGTCCGGCCCGGCTTTCTACGGACTGGGACTGGCCACCGAAGTCCTGATCCTGTCCTTTTTCTACATCGTCTTGCCGGTCGGGCGCACCCGAGTCCGTCACGCCCTGCTCGGCGCGGCGGTCATCGCGGCGATCTGGGAAGTCATCCGCCACGTCCTGGTCTGGTACTTCGCCACCCTGTCAAAAGCCAGCGTCGTCTACGGCTCGCTGACCACCGCCGTCGTCGTGCTGTTCAGCATCGAACTCGCCGCGACCTTGCTGCTCCTTGGTGCTCAGGTTATTTCGGAATACGAACAGCTCGAAAGCCGGTTGGGCGATGCAGAAGGCGCGGGCTGA
- a CDS encoding trimeric intracellular cation channel family protein has product MENLLYWIGLAAVAINALTGVLDAGRKNMDLVGAVMVGSATALGGGTVRDVLLDRPVFWISDQTYLLVAFATTLIIFFAVRGLKLAPRLFLIPDAVGLALFTIAGTQVALEWHAPWLVASLLGVITGVVGGVLRDVLCNEVPLVFVRGELYASAAWAGALALVGLQYLGVSSVIAAWVGMAVVLAARLLGMTFRITLPTYSERE; this is encoded by the coding sequence ATGGAAAACCTGCTTTACTGGATCGGCCTCGCCGCCGTCGCCATCAATGCGCTGACCGGCGTGCTCGATGCCGGCCGCAAGAACATGGACCTGGTCGGCGCCGTCATGGTCGGCAGCGCCACGGCACTGGGCGGCGGCACGGTGCGCGACGTGCTGCTCGACCGCCCGGTGTTCTGGATCAGCGACCAGACTTACCTGCTGGTTGCCTTCGCGACGACGCTGATCATTTTCTTTGCCGTGCGCGGCCTCAAGCTGGCACCGCGGCTGTTCCTGATTCCCGATGCCGTCGGGCTGGCCTTGTTCACCATCGCCGGGACGCAGGTGGCGCTGGAATGGCACGCGCCGTGGCTGGTCGCCAGCCTGCTTGGCGTCATTACCGGGGTGGTCGGCGGCGTCCTGCGCGATGTGTTGTGCAACGAAGTGCCGCTCGTTTTCGTGCGCGGCGAGCTCTATGCTTCGGCTGCCTGGGCCGGCGCGCTGGCGCTGGTCGGGCTGCAATATCTGGGTGTTTCGTCGGTGATTGCCGCGTGGGTCGGCATGGCCGTTGTCCTCGCCGCCCGCCTGCTCGGTATGACTTTCCGAATTACGCTGCCGACTTATTCAGAGCGGGAATAG
- a CDS encoding PEP-CTERM sorting domain-containing protein, with product MKPNKIVAALCFGLFAAAAQAGIVTITASKDATIGGGSNQYWNTEYRWVGNQSGGYFSIFGFDLSSLAGLNVTSVDFSAYHNYSDGGSTIGARIGSDNSWNPATVVNYSALGSVVDTEFASSLNLNQYQTWNLGAISGTALTVGLVDLGNGWNDYQAIRSSNQQEAFLTVTYTEGGSVPEPGSLALLGLGLAGLVSFRRRKA from the coding sequence ATGAAACCCAACAAAATTGTCGCGGCACTGTGCTTCGGCTTGTTCGCTGCGGCGGCACAGGCCGGCATCGTTACCATCACGGCAAGCAAGGATGCCACTATCGGCGGTGGTAGCAACCAGTACTGGAATACCGAATATCGCTGGGTCGGCAACCAATCCGGTGGCTACTTTTCGATTTTTGGTTTCGACCTGAGCTCCCTGGCCGGCCTTAACGTCACCTCAGTTGATTTTTCTGCTTACCATAACTACAGCGACGGTGGCTCGACCATTGGTGCCAGGATCGGTTCGGACAACAGCTGGAATCCCGCCACCGTGGTCAATTACTCGGCACTGGGCTCCGTGGTCGACACTGAGTTCGCCAGTAGCCTGAACCTCAATCAATATCAGACCTGGAATCTGGGTGCCATCTCAGGCACTGCGCTGACAGTAGGGCTGGTCGATCTGGGCAACGGCTGGAACGACTACCAGGCAATTCGTAGTTCGAATCAGCAAGAGGCTTTCCTGACGGTGACCTACACCGAGGGTGGCTCTGTGCCGGAGCCTGGTTCGTTGGCCTTGCTTGGCCTCGGGCTGGCCGGCCTTGTTTCTTTCCGCCGTCGTAAGGCGTAA
- a CDS encoding DUF2242 domain-containing protein: protein MKSPLISLCRSLSLVALASLSLSACLATKAPRSYQSEAFSSETPFQYYSSRDAEAACEIGKRALLSQGYQIDEEKPQSVRGEKFFRPRPDEANRLSITLVCLPSSLGAVIYASALETQYEMKSKGSSAGVSVSALGSVSLPWAIDKDTLVKVGEETVIAHDFYQRLFDLIKSLDS, encoded by the coding sequence ATGAAATCACCGCTGATCTCGCTGTGCCGTTCCCTCTCTCTGGTCGCGCTCGCCAGCCTGAGCCTGAGCGCCTGCCTGGCGACGAAAGCGCCGCGTTCCTACCAGTCCGAGGCCTTCTCCAGCGAGACGCCGTTCCAGTACTACAGCAGTCGGGATGCCGAAGCCGCCTGCGAAATCGGCAAGCGCGCCCTGCTCAGCCAGGGCTATCAGATCGATGAAGAGAAGCCGCAGAGCGTCCGCGGCGAGAAATTTTTCCGGCCGCGGCCCGACGAGGCAAACCGCCTGAGCATCACGCTCGTCTGCCTGCCGAGCAGCCTCGGCGCAGTCATCTACGCCAGCGCCCTGGAAACCCAATACGAGATGAAATCCAAGGGCAGCAGCGCCGGGGTCAGCGTTTCAGCGCTCGGCTCGGTCTCGCTGCCATGGGCCATCGACAAAGACACCCTGGTCAAGGTCGGCGAAGAAACCGTGATCGCTCACGATTTCTACCAGCGGCTTTTCGATCTGATCAAGTCGCTCGACAGCTAG
- a CDS encoding DnaJ domain-containing protein codes for MKDYYGLLGVSPDATTEQVKTAYRKKAAQFHPDRNPAPDAAAKFREVQEAYEVLADVDRRKVYDETRRSSLIDDPLAVAREIWSSHLGKMQQ; via the coding sequence ATGAAAGATTATTACGGATTGCTCGGCGTCTCGCCCGATGCGACCACCGAGCAGGTCAAGACGGCCTACCGCAAGAAGGCGGCGCAGTTTCACCCTGACCGCAACCCGGCACCCGATGCGGCGGCCAAGTTCCGCGAGGTGCAGGAGGCTTACGAAGTGCTGGCGGATGTCGATCGCCGCAAGGTTTATGACGAGACGCGACGCTCCAGTTTGATCGACGATCCCCTGGCCGTAGCCCGCGAAATCTGGTCCAGCCATTTAGGAAAAATGCAGCAGTGA
- a CDS encoding ribulose-bisphosphate carboxylase yields the protein MDQSKRYADLSLTEAELIAGGKHILCAYKMKPKSGHGYLEAAAHFAAESSTGTNVEVCTTDEFTKGVDALVYYIDEATEDMRIAYPLDLFDRNMTDGRMMMASFLTLTIGNNQGMGDIEHAKMVDFYVPRRGIELFDGPAKDISDLWRMLGRPVKDGGYIAGTIIKPKLGLRPEPFARAAYEFWLGGDFIKNDEPQGNQVFAPLKKVIPLVYDSMKRAMDETGEAKLFSMNITADDHFEMCARADFALEAFGPDADKLAFLVDGYVGGPGMITTARRQYPNQYLHYHRAGHGAITSPSSKRGYTAYVLAKMSRLQGASGIHVGTMGYGKMEGDKDDRACAYIIERDSYQGPVYHQEWYGMKPTTPIISGGMNALRLPGFFENLGHGNVINTAGGGAYGHIDSPAAGARSLRQAYDCWKAGADPVEWARDHYEFARAFESFPQDADQLFPGWRHKLRPAA from the coding sequence ATGGACCAGTCAAAACGCTATGCCGACCTCAGCCTGACCGAAGCCGAACTGATCGCCGGGGGCAAGCACATCCTCTGCGCCTACAAGATGAAACCCAAGTCCGGCCACGGCTATCTCGAAGCCGCCGCCCACTTCGCCGCCGAGTCGTCGACCGGCACCAACGTCGAGGTATGCACCACCGATGAATTCACCAAGGGCGTCGATGCCCTGGTTTATTACATCGACGAGGCGACCGAAGACATGCGCATCGCCTACCCGCTCGACCTGTTCGACCGCAACATGACCGACGGCCGGATGATGATGGCCTCCTTCCTGACCCTGACCATCGGCAACAACCAGGGCATGGGCGACATCGAGCACGCCAAGATGGTCGATTTCTATGTGCCGCGTCGCGGCATCGAGCTCTTCGACGGCCCGGCCAAGGACATTTCCGACCTCTGGCGCATGCTCGGCCGGCCGGTCAAGGACGGCGGCTACATCGCCGGCACCATCATCAAACCCAAGCTCGGCCTGCGCCCCGAGCCCTTCGCCCGCGCTGCCTACGAATTCTGGCTGGGCGGCGACTTCATCAAGAACGACGAACCACAAGGCAATCAGGTCTTCGCGCCGCTAAAAAAAGTCATCCCCTTGGTCTATGATTCAATGAAGCGGGCCATGGACGAAACTGGTGAAGCAAAGCTGTTCTCAATGAACATCACCGCCGACGACCATTTCGAGATGTGTGCCCGCGCCGATTTCGCTCTCGAAGCCTTCGGCCCGGATGCCGACAAACTGGCCTTCCTGGTCGATGGCTACGTTGGCGGCCCGGGCATGATCACCACGGCCCGCCGGCAATACCCGAACCAATACCTCCACTACCACCGCGCCGGCCACGGCGCCATCACCTCGCCGTCGTCAAAGCGCGGCTACACGGCCTACGTGCTGGCCAAGATGAGCCGTCTGCAAGGCGCCTCCGGCATCCACGTCGGCACCATGGGCTACGGCAAGATGGAAGGCGACAAGGACGACCGCGCCTGCGCTTACATCATCGAGCGCGACAGCTATCAGGGGCCGGTTTATCACCAAGAGTGGTACGGCATGAAGCCGACGACGCCGATCATCTCCGGCGGCATGAATGCACTCCGCTTGCCCGGTTTCTTCGAAAACCTCGGCCACGGGAATGTGATCAACACGGCAGGTGGTGGGGCTTATGGGCATATCGACAGCCCGGCGGCTGGGGCGCGCTCGCTGCGCCAGGCTTACGATTGCTGGAAGGCTGGGGCTGATCCGGTGGAATGGGCTCGGGATCATTACGAGTTTGCTCGGGCGTTTGAATCGTTCCCGCAGGATGCGGATCAGTTGTTCCCGGGGTGGCGGCATAAGTTGCGGCCGGCGGCGTAA
- a CDS encoding LysR family transcriptional regulator → MNFIRTLTLRQLQIFVVAARHLSYARAAEELHLTPPAVSMQLKQLEDNVGLPLFERMGRGVALTDAGDLLVHHALRVLGEIKDAEANLQGLLGAEAGQLSVGLVSTAKYFMPRLLAQFSQAHPGIEVQFSVGNRENLLQKLQDNAIDLAVMGRIPVEIDAHAEPMASHPYVLIGPSDHPLRDDRRFDLQELRSETFLLREEGSGSRRVAEEMFKNHLFTPVRTISMGSNETIKQAVMAGMGVALISLHTLPLELKTAEVSLLDVIGTPIDRTWYVVHMNSKRLLPAGQRFRQFLLEQAAPGLEKEFGRYLTARTST, encoded by the coding sequence ATGAACTTCATCCGCACCCTGACGCTCCGCCAGTTGCAGATCTTCGTCGTCGCCGCCCGCCACCTGAGCTACGCCCGCGCCGCCGAGGAACTGCACCTGACGCCGCCGGCCGTCTCGATGCAGCTTAAGCAGCTCGAAGACAACGTCGGCCTGCCGCTGTTCGAGCGCATGGGCCGCGGCGTCGCGCTGACTGATGCCGGCGACCTGCTGGTGCACCACGCCCTGCGCGTACTCGGCGAGATCAAGGACGCCGAGGCCAACCTGCAGGGCCTGCTCGGCGCTGAAGCCGGCCAGTTGTCGGTCGGCCTGGTCAGCACCGCCAAATACTTCATGCCGCGCCTGCTCGCCCAGTTTTCGCAGGCGCACCCCGGCATTGAGGTGCAGTTCTCGGTCGGCAACCGTGAAAACCTGCTGCAGAAGCTGCAGGACAACGCGATCGACCTTGCCGTCATGGGCCGCATCCCGGTCGAGATCGATGCCCACGCCGAGCCGATGGCCAGCCATCCCTACGTGCTGATCGGCCCGTCCGATCACCCGCTGCGCGACGACCGCCGTTTCGACCTGCAGGAGCTGCGCAGCGAAACATTCCTGCTCCGCGAGGAAGGCTCCGGTTCCCGCCGCGTCGCCGAGGAAATGTTCAAGAACCACCTGTTCACGCCGGTCCGCACGATCAGCATGGGCAGCAACGAGACGATCAAGCAGGCGGTGATGGCCGGCATGGGCGTCGCGCTGATTTCGCTGCACACCCTGCCGCTCGAACTGAAGACGGCCGAGGTCAGCTTGCTCGACGTCATCGGCACACCGATCGACCGCACCTGGTACGTCGTGCACATGAACAGCAAGCGCCTGTTGCCGGCCGGCCAGCGTTTCCGCCAGTTCCTGCTCGAACAGGCGGCGCCAGGTCTGGAAAAGGAGTTCGGGCGCTATCTGACGGCACGTACATCAACCTGA
- a CDS encoding DUF3422 family protein, with amino-acid sequence MHPRLMLSELQEHPLRQRLNNEFHARPPVPLVGAVLVSHLVFKHSTDKAPAARDNLAKLCQGHVCNSIESSDSHMMIDTGAFRMRWELHTEFSCYTFFRPLATGEELHQDVTAFDAVLPEWISGIPGKLIVATHVELRSTDEISPESVLASLTPNGRTMVAARVADDAAWIFTDFKIDNGFSRFLVLNAGMTQRQTGRTVQRLCEIETYRMMALLGLPVAKEVGKWLFIGEKQLADMMDRIGQAKSPTDEREVLGTLSTLAADVEHSVARTTFRFGASRAYHGLVMQRIEELRETRLSGLPTFFEFMQRRLLPAMNTCEAISRRQEELSARVARNSQLLRTRVDIELERQNQELLGQMNSRAKLQLRLQETVEGLSVVVLTYYGSQLVQYLAKGTKDLHHLNTDVITAISIPVIAGLVFWGTRQMRKKLAAEAGETPN; translated from the coding sequence ATGCACCCACGCCTGATGCTTTCCGAACTGCAGGAGCACCCGCTCCGCCAGCGCCTCAACAATGAGTTCCACGCCCGCCCACCGGTGCCGCTGGTCGGCGCTGTGCTCGTCTCGCACCTGGTCTTCAAGCACAGCACAGATAAGGCGCCGGCCGCCCGCGACAACCTCGCCAAGCTCTGCCAGGGGCACGTCTGCAATTCGATCGAAAGCTCGGATTCGCACATGATGATCGACACCGGCGCCTTCCGCATGCGCTGGGAGTTGCACACCGAGTTTTCCTGCTACACCTTCTTCCGGCCGCTGGCGACCGGCGAGGAACTGCACCAGGATGTCACCGCCTTCGACGCTGTGCTTCCCGAGTGGATTTCGGGCATCCCCGGCAAACTCATCGTCGCCACCCATGTCGAACTGCGGTCGACCGACGAAATCAGCCCGGAATCGGTGCTCGCCAGCCTGACGCCGAATGGCCGGACGATGGTCGCCGCCAGGGTCGCCGACGACGCCGCGTGGATTTTCACCGACTTCAAGATCGACAACGGCTTCTCGCGCTTTCTTGTCCTCAACGCCGGCATGACGCAGCGCCAGACCGGCCGCACCGTGCAACGCCTGTGCGAGATCGAGACCTACCGGATGATGGCCCTGCTCGGCCTGCCCGTCGCCAAGGAAGTCGGCAAATGGCTATTCATCGGCGAAAAGCAGCTGGCCGACATGATGGACCGCATCGGCCAGGCCAAGTCGCCAACCGACGAACGCGAAGTGCTCGGCACCCTGTCCACGCTGGCCGCCGATGTCGAACATTCGGTCGCCCGCACCACCTTTCGTTTCGGCGCCTCCCGCGCCTATCACGGCCTGGTCATGCAGCGCATCGAGGAACTGCGTGAAACGCGCCTTTCCGGCCTGCCGACTTTCTTCGAATTCATGCAGCGCCGCCTGCTGCCGGCCATGAACACCTGCGAGGCGATCAGCCGCCGCCAGGAAGAATTGTCAGCCCGCGTCGCCCGCAACAGCCAGTTGCTGCGCACCCGTGTCGACATCGAACTGGAACGCCAGAACCAGGAACTGCTCGGCCAGATGAATAGCCGTGCGAAGTTGCAATTGCGCCTGCAGGAAACGGTCGAAGGCCTCTCCGTCGTCGTCCTCACCTATTACGGCTCGCAGCTTGTGCAGTACCTGGCCAAGGGCACGAAGGATCTGCATCACCTGAACACCGACGTGATCACCGCGATTTCAATTCCAGTGATCGCCGGACTGGTGTTCTGGGGCACCCGCCAGATGCGCAAGAAACTCGCGGCCGAAGCCGGTGAAACTCCGAATTAA
- a CDS encoding phosphoribosylaminoimidazolesuccinocarboxamide synthase, with protein sequence MTTPLFQSSITSLPLLNKGKVRDIYAVDADKLLIVTTDRLSAFDVILPDPIPRKGEVLTAVADFWFEKLGHIVPNQLTGIDPETVVAENEREQVRGRAVVVKRLKPLPIEAVVRGYVIGSGWKDYQETGAICGIALPAGLKMAQKLPAPIFTPATKAAVGDHDENVSFAVAQANCAADLAEALAGTGKNGAQLADEARIAAIRLYEEAAIFARTRGIIIADTKFEFGIDAAGTLHLIDEALTPDSSRFWPADQYEEGKNPPSYDKQFVRDYLETLDWGKVAPGPKLPADVIAKTSAKYIEAYEKLTGKTL encoded by the coding sequence GTGACCACTCCGCTCTTCCAGTCCTCCATCACCAGCCTGCCCCTGCTCAACAAGGGCAAGGTTCGCGACATCTACGCCGTCGACGCCGACAAGCTGCTGATCGTTACGACCGACCGCCTCTCCGCCTTCGACGTCATCCTGCCGGACCCGATTCCGCGCAAGGGCGAAGTGCTCACCGCCGTCGCCGACTTCTGGTTCGAAAAGCTCGGCCACATCGTCCCCAACCAGCTGACCGGCATCGATCCGGAAACCGTCGTCGCCGAAAACGAGCGCGAACAAGTCCGCGGCCGCGCCGTCGTCGTCAAGCGCCTCAAGCCGCTGCCCATCGAAGCCGTCGTCCGTGGCTACGTTATTGGTTCCGGCTGGAAGGACTACCAGGAAACCGGCGCCATCTGCGGCATCGCCCTGCCGGCCGGCCTGAAAATGGCCCAGAAGCTGCCCGCCCCGATCTTCACGCCGGCCACCAAGGCGGCAGTCGGCGATCATGACGAAAACGTCTCCTTCGCCGTCGCCCAGGCCAACTGCGCCGCCGACCTGGCCGAAGCGCTGGCCGGCACCGGCAAGAACGGCGCCCAACTCGCCGACGAAGCCCGCATCGCCGCCATCCGCCTCTACGAAGAAGCCGCCATCTTCGCCCGTACCCGCGGCATCATCATCGCCGACACCAAGTTCGAATTCGGCATCGACGCCGCCGGCACCCTGCACCTCATCGACGAAGCCCTGACCCCGGATTCCTCCCGTTTCTGGCCGGCCGACCAGTACGAAGAAGGCAAGAACCCGCCCTCCTACGACAAACAGTTCGTCCGCGACTACCTCGAAACCCTGGACTGGGGCAAAGTCGCCCCCGGCCCCAAGCTGCCGGCCGACGTCATCGCCAAGACCAGCGCAAAGTACATCGAAGCTTACGAAAAGCTCACCGGCAAGACGCTGTAA